The Leucobacter rhizosphaerae genome includes a region encoding these proteins:
- a CDS encoding glutaredoxin family protein codes for MPTVHLTLLSKPGCHLCDDAREVVSSVRETLALRGIDTELRELNILEDPALARRHSEEIPVVQINGRRHAIWRVDAGKLERAIERAATRPTFGVRKRP; via the coding sequence ATGCCCACCGTGCACCTCACCCTGCTCTCGAAGCCGGGATGCCACCTCTGCGATGACGCGCGCGAGGTCGTCTCGAGCGTGCGCGAGACGCTGGCGCTGCGCGGCATCGACACCGAGCTCCGCGAGCTCAACATCCTCGAGGATCCCGCGCTGGCGCGCCGGCACTCCGAGGAGATCCCGGTCGTGCAGATCAACGGCAGGCGGCACGCCATCTGGCGCGTCGACGCCGGCAAACTCGAGCGCGCGATCGAGCGCGCTGCCACGAGACCGACATTCGGAGTGAGGAAGCGCCCATGA
- a CDS encoding tyrosine-type recombinase/integrase, which yields MYVPQGLLDLVQEHVDQWGVRGPSKWLFAVSPDGPGRAYLDPQWRRLRDQLELKDLRLHDLRHFYASGLIDSGCDVVTVQRAMGHSKAQITLDVYGHLWKTAEDRTRKAAQGLFAEANIRSA from the coding sequence GTGTACGTGCCGCAAGGGCTGCTGGATTTGGTTCAGGAGCATGTAGATCAGTGGGGCGTGAGGGGTCCGTCTAAGTGGCTGTTCGCGGTATCGCCAGACGGTCCCGGAAGGGCCTATCTGGATCCGCAGTGGCGGCGGCTGCGAGATCAACTCGAGCTCAAAGATCTCCGGCTTCACGATCTCCGCCACTTCTACGCGAGCGGCCTTATCGACTCAGGGTGTGACGTCGTGACCGTTCAGCGGGCCATGGGACACTCCAAGGCGCAGATCACTCTTGATGTTTATGGGCATCTCTGGAAGACCGCGGAGGATCGGACTCGGAAGGCGGCGCAGGGTCTGTTTGCCGAGGCGAACATTCGATCTGCGTAA
- a CDS encoding M20 family metallopeptidase gives MSDPVKLAVGDAVSAAAPELIALSNRLHGDPETGWNEHRSSAAVAAALADHGFALEQPYLGLKTAFRATLGPPDRFTVGLLAEYDALPGLGHACGHNLISAMSVGAAIGLARVAGDLGIAVEVIGTPAEEGGGGKIELLNRGAFQNLDLALMAHPAPVDVAEARPFAVAHWHVQYEGRAAHAAAYPERGVNANDAFVIAQVALGLLRQQLPAGVRVHGVQTRGGEAPNAIPERTEGRWYVRAETTEQLLALEERVRRCFEAGALATGATLTIEPESERYAEMRTDEDALEWYRQNARALGRNFDVDPAAATMNRASTDMGNVSQLVPAIHPYIGVGGDASNHQPAFADACVGPVAEQALRDGATALAWTAIDAARARGRTIPDPQTTPHPYPTSEQRITT, from the coding sequence ATGAGTGACCCCGTCAAGCTCGCGGTCGGCGACGCGGTGTCGGCCGCCGCGCCCGAGCTCATCGCCCTCTCGAATCGCCTCCACGGCGATCCCGAGACCGGCTGGAACGAGCACCGCTCGTCGGCCGCCGTCGCCGCGGCGCTCGCCGACCACGGGTTCGCGCTGGAGCAGCCGTACCTGGGGCTCAAGACCGCGTTCCGCGCCACGCTCGGCCCACCCGACCGGTTCACCGTGGGGCTGCTCGCGGAGTACGACGCGCTGCCCGGGCTCGGCCACGCGTGCGGCCACAACCTCATCTCGGCGATGTCCGTGGGGGCCGCGATCGGGCTCGCGCGGGTGGCCGGTGACCTCGGGATCGCGGTCGAGGTGATCGGCACGCCCGCCGAGGAGGGCGGCGGCGGGAAGATCGAGCTCCTGAACCGCGGGGCGTTTCAGAACCTCGACCTCGCCCTCATGGCGCACCCCGCTCCCGTCGACGTGGCGGAGGCCCGCCCGTTCGCGGTCGCGCACTGGCACGTGCAGTACGAGGGCCGCGCCGCGCACGCCGCCGCCTACCCGGAGCGCGGGGTGAACGCGAACGACGCGTTCGTCATCGCCCAGGTGGCGCTCGGGCTCCTGCGGCAGCAGCTCCCGGCGGGCGTGCGCGTGCACGGCGTGCAGACGCGCGGCGGTGAAGCGCCCAACGCGATCCCGGAGCGCACTGAAGGCCGCTGGTACGTGCGCGCCGAGACCACGGAGCAGCTGCTCGCACTCGAGGAGCGGGTGCGCCGGTGCTTCGAGGCCGGTGCGCTCGCGACCGGGGCCACGCTCACCATCGAGCCCGAGAGCGAGCGCTACGCCGAGATGCGCACCGACGAGGACGCGCTGGAGTGGTACCGGCAGAACGCGCGCGCCCTCGGCCGAAACTTCGACGTCGACCCCGCCGCCGCGACCATGAATCGTGCGTCGACCGACATGGGCAACGTGTCGCAGCTCGTGCCCGCGATCCACCCGTACATCGGGGTCGGTGGCGACGCGAGCAACCATCAGCCGGCGTTCGCCGACGCCTGCGTCGGACCGGTCGCGGAACAGGCGCTGCGCGATGGCGCGACCGCGCTCGCGTGGACGGCGATCGATGCCGCCCGGGCGCGGGGCCGCACGATCCCGGATCCGCAGACGACCCCTCACCCCTATCCGACTTCAGAGCAGAGGATCACCACATGA
- a CDS encoding aldehyde dehydrogenase family protein codes for MTRSHADWIAAAGALAFDGRPVIGGERVAARSGETIAKVNPATGAVISHIHSCDEGDVDRAVAAARAAYESGAWSRAGAGFRRERLIELARLIEARSDEFALYDSLDMGKPVRESSTIDAPGSAALYRFYGEAIEKQEDLIPVTPPGSTALVTREPLGVVGVIVAWNYPLEIATWKLAPALAAGNAVVVKPPVEASHSTLLLAELAVEAGIPAGIVNVVTGRGSVVGKALASHPDVDMLAFTGSTEVAKQLQQYAGQSNMKRLALEAGGKSSNLIFADCDDLAVAAEKAAFGSFYNQGEVCSANSRIFVERSVYDEFVRLYREAARAYAPGDPLDPGSGIGALVSEAHADTVWATIENARRDGTIVAGGTRPSINGSRAFIEPTIVTDVPIDHEVHTREIFGPVAVVTPFDTEEEAIGYANGTPYGLAASLWTGSLARAHRVSERLVAGTVSVNTVDALGFTTPFGGFKQSGFGRDLSVHALENYSDYKTTWMQWG; via the coding sequence ATGACTCGCAGTCACGCAGACTGGATCGCGGCCGCAGGCGCGCTGGCATTCGACGGCAGGCCCGTCATCGGCGGCGAGCGCGTGGCCGCCCGCTCGGGCGAGACCATCGCGAAGGTGAACCCGGCGACGGGAGCCGTCATCTCGCACATCCACAGCTGCGACGAGGGCGACGTGGATCGCGCCGTCGCAGCGGCGCGGGCGGCCTACGAGTCGGGCGCCTGGTCGCGGGCGGGCGCCGGGTTCCGCCGCGAGCGGCTGATCGAGCTCGCGCGGCTCATCGAGGCCCGCTCCGATGAGTTCGCCCTCTACGACTCGCTCGACATGGGCAAGCCGGTGCGGGAGTCCTCGACGATCGACGCCCCGGGATCCGCCGCCCTATATCGCTTCTACGGCGAGGCGATCGAGAAGCAGGAGGATCTGATCCCGGTGACCCCGCCCGGGTCGACGGCGCTCGTGACCCGCGAGCCGCTCGGGGTGGTCGGGGTGATCGTCGCGTGGAACTATCCGCTCGAGATCGCGACCTGGAAGCTCGCCCCGGCGCTCGCCGCCGGCAACGCCGTGGTCGTGAAGCCGCCGGTCGAGGCGTCGCACTCGACGCTGCTGCTCGCGGAGCTGGCGGTCGAGGCCGGGATCCCGGCCGGGATCGTGAACGTCGTGACCGGCCGCGGATCCGTCGTGGGCAAGGCGCTCGCGTCGCACCCCGACGTCGACATGCTGGCCTTCACGGGTTCGACGGAGGTGGCGAAGCAGCTCCAGCAGTACGCCGGGCAGTCGAACATGAAGCGGCTCGCGCTCGAGGCCGGGGGCAAGAGCTCGAACCTCATCTTCGCCGACTGCGACGACCTCGCGGTGGCGGCGGAGAAGGCCGCGTTCGGCAGCTTCTACAACCAGGGCGAGGTGTGCTCGGCGAACTCCCGCATCTTCGTCGAGCGATCGGTCTACGACGAGTTCGTGCGACTGTACCGGGAGGCCGCGCGGGCCTACGCGCCCGGCGACCCGCTCGACCCGGGATCCGGGATCGGGGCGCTCGTCTCGGAGGCGCACGCCGACACCGTGTGGGCGACGATCGAGAACGCGCGGCGCGACGGCACGATCGTCGCGGGCGGCACCCGCCCGAGCATCAACGGATCGCGGGCGTTCATCGAGCCGACGATCGTGACGGACGTGCCGATCGACCACGAGGTGCACACCCGCGAGATCTTCGGGCCCGTGGCCGTCGTCACACCCTTCGATACCGAGGAAGAGGCGATCGGGTACGCGAACGGCACCCCGTACGGGCTCGCCGCGTCGCTCTGGACGGGCAGCCTGGCCCGGGCGCACCGCGTGTCCGAGCGCCTCGTCGCGGGCACGGTGTCGGTGAACACCGTCGACGCGCTCGGCTTCACGACGCCGTTCGGGGGCTTCAAGCAGTCGGGCTTCGGCCGCGACCTGTCCGTGCACGCGCTGGAGAACTACAGCGACTACAAGACCACGTGGATGCAGTGGGGGTAG
- a CDS encoding DUF1028 domain-containing protein: MTFSLLLRDPGTGEFGSAIASSSPAVAARCVNLADGAGGAHSQNVTDPRLGVQLLDALRRGASADEALRGVVGSADAADLAYRQLLVLDGSGASAVHSGDHALGIFGATARPNAVAGGNMLVSLEVLDALVDTALTAEGGIEQRLIAALRAAVAAGGEAGPVHSAGIAVVGSAGWRVTDLRVDWAESEPIEELAALLDVWLPQRADYVGRGLHPAGAPSYGVPGDE; encoded by the coding sequence ATGACCTTCTCGCTGCTGCTCCGGGATCCCGGCACCGGGGAGTTCGGCTCCGCAATCGCGTCGTCGTCTCCGGCCGTCGCTGCGCGCTGCGTGAACCTCGCGGACGGCGCGGGTGGCGCGCACTCCCAGAACGTCACGGATCCCCGGCTCGGGGTGCAGCTCCTCGATGCGCTGCGACGCGGGGCGTCGGCGGACGAGGCGCTGCGTGGCGTCGTGGGATCCGCGGACGCCGCGGACCTGGCGTACCGGCAGCTTCTGGTGCTCGACGGCTCAGGGGCCTCGGCGGTGCACTCCGGCGACCACGCGCTCGGCATCTTCGGCGCCACCGCGCGACCGAACGCGGTGGCCGGCGGCAACATGCTCGTGAGCCTCGAGGTGCTCGACGCGCTCGTGGACACGGCGCTCACGGCCGAGGGCGGGATCGAGCAGCGCCTCATCGCGGCCCTGCGCGCGGCCGTCGCGGCGGGTGGCGAGGCCGGCCCCGTGCACTCCGCCGGGATCGCCGTGGTCGGCAGCGCCGGCTGGCGGGTCACGGACCTGCGGGTCGACTGGGCGGAGTCCGAGCCGATCGAGGAGCTGGCCGCCCTCCTCGACGTGTGGCTGCCGCAGCGCGCGGACTACGTGGGTCGGGGGCTGCACCCCGCCGGGGCGCCATCGTACGGGGTGCCGGGCGATGAGTGA
- a CDS encoding LysR substrate-binding domain-containing protein: MVQRFPITLTQLVYFSECAKTLNMTAASQELHVAQSAVSTAITQLERSLGAALFIRQHSKGLVLTPSGERLLGDTQRLFGSLTSTIEGMRADQHEVSGTITVACFSTLAPFLIPELLGRLRRAHPALTVEVLEGDYDENLAALRGGRADLAVSYNLTEVDGISREIVREARPHVILHTDHPLARRQKLALAELADDPFVLLDMPSSSDYFLSMLVGAGVTPRLKYRSSSYETVRSMVATGLGFSILNQRPRISETYTGASTAIVEISDDVPSLEIAVSSLTQIHPSARARAVAEVVRDLVREPRGTRASSTK; this comes from the coding sequence GTGGTGCAGCGCTTCCCCATCACCCTCACCCAGCTCGTCTACTTCAGCGAGTGCGCCAAGACGCTCAACATGACCGCCGCTAGCCAGGAGCTGCACGTCGCCCAGTCGGCCGTCTCCACGGCCATCACCCAGCTGGAGCGGTCGCTCGGCGCGGCGCTCTTCATCCGTCAGCACTCCAAGGGACTCGTCCTCACTCCGTCCGGCGAACGGCTGCTCGGGGACACGCAGCGGCTCTTCGGCTCGCTCACCTCCACCATCGAGGGGATGCGCGCCGACCAGCACGAGGTCAGCGGAACCATCACCGTGGCGTGCTTCAGCACCCTCGCGCCGTTCCTGATCCCCGAACTGCTCGGTCGTCTCCGACGCGCGCACCCCGCGCTCACCGTCGAGGTGCTGGAGGGCGACTACGACGAGAATCTGGCGGCGCTGCGCGGGGGTCGAGCCGACCTGGCGGTGAGCTACAACCTCACCGAGGTGGACGGCATCTCCCGCGAGATCGTCCGAGAGGCCAGGCCTCACGTGATCCTGCACACCGACCACCCGCTCGCACGCCGTCAGAAGCTGGCGCTCGCCGAGCTCGCCGACGACCCCTTCGTGCTGCTCGACATGCCGAGCAGCAGCGACTACTTCCTCAGCATGCTCGTGGGCGCGGGAGTGACCCCCCGGCTCAAGTACCGGAGCTCGAGCTATGAAACCGTGCGCTCGATGGTCGCGACGGGCCTCGGATTCTCGATCCTCAACCAGCGGCCGCGGATCTCCGAAACCTATACCGGGGCGAGCACCGCGATCGTCGAGATCTCCGACGACGTGCCGAGCCTCGAGATCGCCGTCTCCTCGCTCACCCAGATCCACCCCTCCGCCAGGGCGCGGGCGGTGGCCGAGGTAGTACGGGACCTCGTCCGGGAGCCGCGCGGTACCCGCGCATCATCTACAAAATAG
- a CDS encoding 30S ribosomal protein bS22, with product MGSVIKKRRKRMSKKKHRKLLRKTRHQRRNKK from the coding sequence GTGGGTTCAGTAATCAAGAAGCGCCGTAAGCGTATGTCGAAGAAGAAGCACCGCAAGCTGCTTCGGAAGACGCGTCACCAGCGCCGCAACAAGAAGTAG
- a CDS encoding flavin-containing monooxygenase, with the protein MSSQEAEVTEVLVVGAGQAGVAMSEHLTGRGIPHIVLERDRIAERWRSERWDSLVANGPVWHDRFPGMEFDGLDQDAFAPKDRVAEYFQRYAERFDAPVRCGVAVERVRKAEGAPGFDVDTSAGPIRARYVVAATGAFQVPAIPPVVPADAGLHQIHSSAYRNPGQLPAGGVLVVGAGSSGVQIADELRRSGRDVTLAVGPHDRPPQRYRGRNFVWWLGVLGLWEASAPPEGAEHVTIAVSGANGGRTIDFRDLDASGIRLVGRANSYSDGVLHFGDDLARNIRLGDENYLSLLRAADAYIERNGLDFPAEPEAHRLGPDPASVTSPTLELDLAAAGITSIVWATGFTVDYGWLQVDALDAQGRPVQQRGVSPEPGIYFLGLPWQSRRGSSFIWGVWHDAQYLADQIEIQRGYLRYQPEPVTAAAADPVGATAAA; encoded by the coding sequence ATGTCGAGCCAAGAGGCAGAGGTCACCGAGGTCCTCGTCGTCGGTGCGGGTCAGGCCGGGGTCGCGATGAGCGAGCATCTCACCGGTCGCGGGATCCCGCACATCGTGCTGGAACGGGACCGGATCGCCGAGCGCTGGCGCTCGGAGCGCTGGGACTCGCTCGTCGCGAATGGGCCGGTGTGGCACGACCGCTTCCCCGGCATGGAGTTCGACGGCCTCGATCAGGACGCTTTCGCCCCGAAGGACCGCGTGGCGGAGTACTTCCAGCGCTACGCGGAGCGGTTCGACGCCCCCGTGCGCTGCGGGGTCGCGGTCGAGCGGGTGCGGAAGGCGGAGGGGGCGCCGGGCTTCGACGTCGACACCAGCGCCGGCCCAATTCGGGCGCGATACGTCGTAGCGGCGACGGGGGCCTTCCAGGTGCCCGCGATCCCGCCGGTGGTGCCGGCCGACGCCGGGCTCCACCAGATCCACTCGAGCGCCTACCGCAATCCCGGGCAGTTGCCCGCGGGCGGCGTGCTCGTGGTCGGGGCCGGTTCCTCGGGCGTGCAGATCGCCGACGAGCTCCGTCGCTCCGGGCGCGACGTCACCCTCGCCGTGGGCCCGCACGACCGCCCGCCGCAGCGGTATCGAGGCCGCAACTTCGTCTGGTGGCTCGGCGTGCTGGGCCTCTGGGAGGCGTCCGCGCCGCCGGAGGGCGCCGAGCACGTCACGATCGCCGTGAGCGGAGCGAACGGCGGGCGGACCATCGACTTCCGCGACCTCGACGCGAGTGGGATCCGTCTGGTCGGGCGCGCGAACTCGTACAGCGACGGAGTGCTCCACTTCGGCGACGACCTCGCCCGCAACATCCGCCTCGGCGACGAGAACTACCTTTCGCTCCTGCGCGCGGCCGACGCCTACATCGAGCGCAACGGCCTCGACTTCCCGGCCGAACCGGAGGCGCACCGCCTCGGACCGGACCCGGCGAGTGTCACGTCGCCGACCCTCGAGCTGGACCTCGCGGCCGCGGGCATCACCTCGATCGTGTGGGCGACCGGGTTCACCGTCGACTACGGCTGGCTCCAGGTCGACGCACTCGATGCGCAGGGCCGACCGGTGCAGCAGCGCGGGGTCTCACCGGAGCCGGGGATCTACTTCCTCGGGCTGCCCTGGCAGTCGCGGCGCGGATCCTCGTTCATCTGGGGCGTCTGGCACGACGCCCAGTACCTCGCCGATCAGATCGAGATCCAGCGCGGCTATCTGCGGTACCAGCCGGAGCCGGTGACGGCCGCTGCCGCGGATCCCGTCGGCGCCACAGCCGCCGCGTAA
- a CDS encoding ArsR/SmtB family transcription factor, translated as MPDIFGVIADATRRDILQVLLERHLRDEEISVSEIVSRLEISQPTVSKHLKVLREAELVTVREEGQHRFYSLDPEPLEMVEDFVIPFLSAGFDTEVTVEYLSEDGERVPGPGSTDSFGDAADGDEVLSEEATAAAERIGRAAALAENRVKELVARFRLRG; from the coding sequence ATGCCAGATATTTTCGGGGTCATCGCTGACGCGACACGACGCGACATCCTGCAGGTGTTGCTCGAGCGACACCTGCGTGACGAGGAAATCAGCGTGTCCGAGATCGTGAGCCGGCTGGAGATCAGCCAGCCCACCGTCTCGAAGCACCTCAAGGTGCTGCGCGAGGCCGAGTTGGTGACCGTGCGCGAGGAGGGGCAGCACCGCTTCTACTCGCTCGATCCCGAGCCCCTCGAGATGGTCGAGGACTTCGTGATCCCGTTCCTCTCCGCCGGGTTCGACACCGAGGTCACGGTCGAGTATCTCTCCGAGGACGGTGAGCGGGTGCCGGGACCGGGGTCGACGGATTCCTTCGGCGATGCCGCGGACGGCGACGAGGTGCTCTCGGAGGAGGCCACCGCGGCGGCCGAGCGCATCGGTCGGGCCGCGGCGCTCGCCGAGAACCGGGTGAAGGAACTCGTCGCCCGCTTCCGCCTGCGAGGGTGA
- a CDS encoding aspartate aminotransferase family protein, which yields MTLHQDTLVPEALATAAPSGLAEIAKRHLVMNFTPASKYREDELPVFVRGEHCSVFDENGRRFFDGLAGLFCVQLGYTHGAEVGDAVRDQLAQLPFQTTWSVTHPPAALLAQKIAQLAPGDLNRVFFASGGGESNEAAIKLARQFHITRGEGTRSKFIARRVAYHGTSFGAMSLNGMTDVRKMFEPLMHGVRHTHNTKRYRRPEGETPEETTAFLLAELESLIVQEGADTIAAIIMEPLQNAGGSLTPPTPEYFAGVRALCDTHGILLIADEVITGYGRLGSWFGSTHYGFQPDMITFAKGIASAYMPLGGVIASDRIIETVLDGPVGMFNHALTYGGHPVACAAALKNLEIMEREGVVENVAALSPYLGAKLSEVAECHTGIIGDFRGDGFHRSFELVTNQRTRRWEADGLSAGDFVGAHLNPALAEAGLLCRVAIDAEGNPLVQVSPPLVMTTDDIDELADLLDRAFSAATASAGL from the coding sequence ATGACACTGCACCAGGACACGCTCGTTCCGGAGGCCCTCGCCACAGCGGCGCCCAGCGGGCTCGCCGAGATCGCGAAGCGGCACCTCGTGATGAACTTCACCCCGGCGAGCAAGTACCGCGAGGACGAGCTGCCGGTGTTCGTCCGCGGAGAGCACTGCTCGGTCTTCGATGAGAACGGGCGCCGCTTCTTCGACGGACTGGCGGGACTCTTCTGCGTGCAGCTCGGCTACACCCACGGCGCCGAGGTCGGCGATGCGGTGCGGGATCAGCTCGCGCAGTTGCCATTCCAGACCACGTGGAGCGTGACCCACCCGCCCGCCGCGCTGCTCGCGCAGAAGATCGCGCAGCTCGCCCCGGGAGACCTCAACCGCGTGTTCTTCGCGTCCGGTGGCGGAGAGTCGAACGAGGCGGCGATCAAACTCGCCCGGCAGTTCCACATCACGCGCGGCGAGGGCACCCGATCGAAGTTCATCGCGCGCCGAGTGGCCTACCACGGCACCAGCTTCGGCGCGATGTCGTTGAACGGCATGACGGACGTGCGGAAGATGTTCGAGCCGCTCATGCACGGCGTGCGCCACACGCACAACACCAAGCGCTACCGCCGCCCCGAGGGGGAGACCCCGGAGGAGACCACCGCGTTCCTCCTCGCCGAGCTCGAGTCGCTCATCGTGCAGGAGGGCGCCGACACGATCGCCGCGATCATCATGGAGCCGCTGCAGAACGCGGGTGGCAGCCTGACGCCGCCGACCCCCGAGTACTTCGCCGGGGTCCGTGCGCTCTGCGACACCCACGGGATCCTGCTCATCGCCGATGAGGTCATCACGGGCTACGGCCGACTCGGTTCCTGGTTCGGGTCGACGCACTACGGCTTTCAGCCCGACATGATCACCTTCGCGAAGGGGATCGCCTCGGCCTACATGCCCCTCGGCGGTGTCATCGCGAGCGACCGCATCATCGAGACCGTGCTCGACGGGCCCGTCGGCATGTTCAACCACGCGCTCACTTACGGGGGCCACCCGGTCGCCTGTGCGGCGGCGCTGAAGAACCTCGAGATCATGGAGCGGGAAGGCGTCGTCGAGAACGTCGCCGCCCTGAGCCCCTATCTCGGAGCGAAGCTCTCGGAGGTGGCCGAGTGCCACACCGGGATCATCGGCGACTTCCGCGGCGACGGGTTCCACCGCAGCTTCGAGCTCGTGACGAACCAGCGCACCCGCCGGTGGGAGGCGGACGGCCTGAGCGCGGGTGACTTCGTCGGTGCGCACCTCAACCCCGCCCTCGCCGAGGCGGGGTTGCTGTGCCGCGTCGCGATCGATGCCGAGGGCAATCCGCTCGTGCAGGTGTCGCCGCCGCTCGTGATGACGACGGACGACATCGATGAACTCGCCGACCTCCTCGACCGCGCGTTCTCCGCGGCGACCGCGAGCGCCGGCCTGTAG
- a CDS encoding RidA family protein, whose product MAETTHVRLRKFNTRETYPEQNLDNDLCQAVVAGGVVYLRGQIGQDLETRESVGIGDVVAQTEQAMSNIRMLLEEAGSRLEDIVKVTIYIIDPRYREDVYRVVGRWLRGVYPVSTGIVVQALARPEWLVEIDATAVLSEAAGA is encoded by the coding sequence GTGGCGGAAACGACGCACGTGCGGCTGAGGAAGTTCAACACCCGGGAGACGTATCCCGAGCAGAACCTGGACAACGACCTCTGCCAGGCGGTCGTCGCGGGTGGTGTCGTGTATCTCCGCGGCCAGATCGGGCAGGATCTCGAGACTCGGGAGTCCGTCGGCATCGGCGACGTCGTGGCGCAGACGGAGCAGGCGATGTCGAACATCCGCATGCTGCTCGAGGAGGCCGGCAGTCGTCTCGAGGACATCGTCAAGGTGACGATCTACATCATCGATCCGCGGTACCGCGAGGACGTCTACCGGGTCGTGGGGCGCTGGCTGCGCGGGGTGTACCCCGTCTCGACGGGCATCGTGGTGCAGGCGCTCGCCCGGCCCGAGTGGCTCGTGGAGATCGATGCGACGGCCGTGCTGAGCGAGGCGGCGGGCGCATGA
- a CDS encoding DUF4041 domain-containing protein: MTQTPAGWYPNPDANRPGTVRWWDGNTWTEHEHTDFSTIEASKLSKREARDMIAHAQQSIHGLESIVNKHGLRKYEDFTLWRQERIDALNKFQADIDQDVARLTQERDGVQAELDALREEVVTLTATRDFQDVGLFDYEHPADASTKLATELEAVRMKIKSAIRNDYAASMADGFLFNNSAAQGKRLSNALKKLLLRAYNAEAENAIKTTKAGNLATAQARLSKAAEQIARNGKMIDLQITDHFHHLRLKEIELANRHLKALQQEKELEREHRAELREQRKAELELKKEQERLEKEKTHYQSTLDALRAKGDDEGVERMLAKLADVERAIEDVDYRAANIRAGYVYVISNVGSFGPDVVKIGMTRRLEPMDRVRELGDASVPFRFDVHALFFADDAVSIENMLHKEFSQDRINQVNLRREYFKTTPEQVLEALKQHNVEVLEFTIDPAAEEFRESQSIRAVLTSEPAAV; this comes from the coding sequence ATGACTCAGACTCCCGCGGGCTGGTACCCGAACCCTGACGCTAATAGGCCTGGCACAGTCCGATGGTGGGACGGAAACACCTGGACCGAGCACGAGCACACAGACTTCTCGACCATCGAAGCTTCGAAGCTCTCGAAGCGAGAAGCCCGCGACATGATCGCCCATGCCCAGCAGAGCATCCACGGTCTTGAGAGCATCGTAAACAAGCACGGCCTACGCAAGTACGAAGACTTCACGTTGTGGCGTCAGGAACGAATCGACGCGCTCAACAAGTTCCAAGCAGACATCGACCAAGACGTTGCCCGGCTGACGCAGGAACGCGATGGTGTGCAGGCGGAGCTCGATGCCCTTCGTGAAGAGGTGGTCACGCTAACGGCCACCCGGGACTTCCAGGACGTGGGACTGTTCGATTACGAGCACCCCGCCGACGCGTCTACGAAGTTGGCCACCGAGCTTGAGGCCGTTCGCATGAAAATCAAGAGCGCAATTCGGAACGACTACGCAGCCTCGATGGCAGATGGGTTCCTCTTCAACAACTCTGCAGCGCAGGGCAAGCGTCTCAGTAATGCGCTCAAGAAGCTGCTCCTGCGTGCTTACAACGCTGAAGCCGAGAACGCGATCAAAACCACCAAGGCCGGAAACCTCGCAACTGCGCAGGCTCGACTTAGCAAGGCAGCTGAACAGATCGCCCGGAACGGCAAGATGATCGATCTTCAGATCACGGATCACTTCCACCATCTGCGACTCAAAGAGATTGAGCTCGCCAACCGGCACCTGAAAGCGCTTCAGCAAGAGAAGGAGCTAGAACGGGAGCACCGCGCGGAGCTTCGGGAACAGCGGAAAGCGGAACTCGAGCTCAAGAAGGAGCAAGAGCGGCTCGAGAAGGAGAAGACTCATTATCAGTCGACGCTCGACGCGCTTAGGGCTAAAGGCGACGATGAGGGTGTTGAACGGATGCTCGCCAAGCTCGCTGATGTTGAAAGAGCAATCGAGGACGTGGATTACCGCGCTGCCAACATTCGTGCCGGGTACGTGTACGTGATTTCAAATGTGGGATCGTTCGGGCCCGATGTCGTAAAGATCGGAATGACACGGCGACTCGAGCCCATGGATCGAGTCCGGGAGCTTGGCGACGCGTCGGTCCCGTTCCGCTTTGACGTGCACGCACTGTTTTTCGCGGATGATGCCGTGTCGATCGAGAACATGCTGCATAAGGAGTTCTCGCAGGATCGCATCAATCAGGTGAACCTCCGTAGGGAGTACTTCAAGACCACTCCTGAACAGGTGCTTGAAGCGCTGAAGCAGCACAATGTCGAGGTGCTCGAGTTCACCATCGATCCCGCGGCCGAGGAATTCAGGGAAAGTCAGAGCATCAGAGCAGTGCTGACCAGCGAGCCCGCGGCCGTCTAG
- a CDS encoding Dabb family protein: MTVRHIVTWKLSGEAVADRDAQASEIIAALQPLVGRIPGLRSLEVRRNTLNHDDNWDLTLVSEHDDAAALAGYAVHPEHVAAGAVVKQHAVSRACVDFEIE, encoded by the coding sequence ATGACCGTTCGACACATCGTCACCTGGAAGCTCAGCGGAGAGGCCGTCGCCGACCGCGACGCCCAGGCGTCCGAGATCATCGCGGCGCTGCAGCCGCTCGTCGGCCGGATCCCGGGTCTCCGCTCCCTCGAGGTGCGCCGCAACACCCTGAACCACGACGACAACTGGGATCTGACCCTCGTCAGCGAGCACGACGACGCGGCCGCGCTCGCGGGGTACGCGGTCCACCCCGAGCACGTCGCGGCCGGCGCCGTGGTGAAGCAGCACGCGGTGTCGCGCGCCTGCGTCGACTTCGAGATCGAGTAG